A single genomic interval of Physeter macrocephalus isolate SW-GA chromosome 5, ASM283717v5, whole genome shotgun sequence harbors:
- the IFRD1 gene encoding interferon-related developmental regulator 1 isoform X1, which produces MVYSNWIFFLLHFVLNSAKTRQAALEGIKNVLASKMLYEFILERRMTLTDSIERCLKKGKGDEQRAAAALASVLCIQLGPGIESEEVLKTLGPILKKIICDGTASIQARQTCATCFAVCCFIATDDITELYSTLQCLENIFTKSYLKEKDTNVVCSTPTTALHISSLLVWTLLLTICPISEVKKKLEVHFHKLPSLLSSDDVNMRIAAGESLALLFELARGIESDFFYEDMESLTQMLRALATDGNKHRAKVDKRKQRSVFRDILRAVEERDFPTETVKFGPERMYIDCWVKKHTYDTFKEVLGSGMQYHLQSNEFLRNVFELGPPVMLDAATLKTMKISRFERHLYNSAAFKARTKARSKCRDKRADVGEFF; this is translated from the exons ATGGTATACTCCAACTGGATATTCTTTCtcttacattttgttttaaatagtgcGAAGACAAGGCAGGCAGCTCTTGAAGGTATTAAAAATGTGCTGGCTTCAAAGATGCTTTATGAATTTATTCTGGAAAGAAGAATGACTTTAACTGATAGCATTGAACGCTGCCTGAAAAAAG GTAAAGGTGATGAGCAGCGTGCAGCTGCAGCATTAGCATCTGTTCTTTGTATTCAGTTGGGCCCTGGAATTGAAAGTGAAGAGGTTTTAAAGACTCTTGGACCAATcctgaagaaaataatttgtgaTGGAACAGCTAGTATCCAGGCTAGGCAAACT tgTGCAACTTGCTTTGCTGTTTGCTGTTTTATTGCCACAGATGACATTACT GAGCTGTATTCAACTCTGCAGTGTTTGGAAAATATCTTCACTAAGTCCTATCTCAAAGAGAAAGACACTAATGTTGTCTGCAGCACCCCTACTACAGCACTTCATATCAGCTCGCTTCTCGTGTGGACTTTATTACTGACCATATGCCCAATCAGTGAAGTGAAGAAAAAGCTTGAGGT GCATTTCCATAAACTTCCAAGCCTCCTCTCTTCTGATGATGTAAACATGAGAATAGCTGCTGGTGAATCTCTGGCACTTCTGTTTGAATTGGCCAGAGGAATAGAGAGT gACTTTTTTTACGAAGACATGGAGTCTTTGACTCAGATGCTTAGGGCTTTGGCTACAGATGGAAATAAGCACCGGGCCAAAGTGGACAAGAGAAAGCAGCGGTCGGTGTTCAGAGACATCCTGAGGGCGGTAGAG GAACGGGATTTTCCAACAGAAACTGTTAAATTTGGTCCTGAACGCATGTATATTGATTGCTGGGTCAAAAAACATACATATGACACCTTTAAGGAGGTTCTTGGATCAGGGATGCAGTACCACTTGCAG tCAAATGAATTCCTTCGCAATGTTTTTGAACTTGGACCCCCAGTGATGCTTGATGCTGCAACACTTAAAACAATGAAGATTTCTCGTTTTGAAAGG cATTTATATAATTCTGCCGCCTTCAAAGCTCGAACAAAAGCTCGAAGCAAATGTCGAGATAAGAGAGCAGATGTTGGagaattcttctag
- the IFRD1 gene encoding interferon-related developmental regulator 1 isoform X2: MPKNRKRNTAHRGGSGGGGSGAAAATAATAGGQHRNVQPFSDEDASIETMSHCSGYSDPSSFAEDGPEVLDEEGTQEDLEYKLKGFIDLTLDKSAKTRQAALEGIKNVLASKMLYEFILERRMTLTDSIERCLKKGKGDEQRAAAALASVLCIQLGPGIESEEVLKTLGPILKKIICDGTASIQARQTCATCFAVCCFIATDDITELYSTLQCLENIFTKSYLKEKDTNVVCSTPTTALHISSLLVWTLLLTICPISEVKKKLEVHFHKLPSLLSSDDVNMRIAAGESLALLFELARGIESDFFYEDMESLTQMLRALATDGNKHRAKVDKRKQRSVFRDILRAVEERDFPTETVKFGPERMYIDCWVKKHTYDTFKEVLGSGMQYHLQSNEFLRNVFELGPPVMLDAATLKTMKISRFERHLYNSAAFKARTKARSKCRDKRADVGEFF, from the exons GTGGCCAGCATCGAAATGTTCAACCTTTTAGTGATGAGGATGCATCGATTGAAACAATGAGCCATTGCAGTGGTTACAGTGATCCTTCCAGTTTTGCTGAAGATG GACCAGAAGTCCTCGATGAGGAAGGAACTCAAGAAGACTTAGAGTATAAGTTGAAGGGATTCATTGACCTGACCCTGGATAAGAG tgcGAAGACAAGGCAGGCAGCTCTTGAAGGTATTAAAAATGTGCTGGCTTCAAAGATGCTTTATGAATTTATTCTGGAAAGAAGAATGACTTTAACTGATAGCATTGAACGCTGCCTGAAAAAAG GTAAAGGTGATGAGCAGCGTGCAGCTGCAGCATTAGCATCTGTTCTTTGTATTCAGTTGGGCCCTGGAATTGAAAGTGAAGAGGTTTTAAAGACTCTTGGACCAATcctgaagaaaataatttgtgaTGGAACAGCTAGTATCCAGGCTAGGCAAACT tgTGCAACTTGCTTTGCTGTTTGCTGTTTTATTGCCACAGATGACATTACT GAGCTGTATTCAACTCTGCAGTGTTTGGAAAATATCTTCACTAAGTCCTATCTCAAAGAGAAAGACACTAATGTTGTCTGCAGCACCCCTACTACAGCACTTCATATCAGCTCGCTTCTCGTGTGGACTTTATTACTGACCATATGCCCAATCAGTGAAGTGAAGAAAAAGCTTGAGGT GCATTTCCATAAACTTCCAAGCCTCCTCTCTTCTGATGATGTAAACATGAGAATAGCTGCTGGTGAATCTCTGGCACTTCTGTTTGAATTGGCCAGAGGAATAGAGAGT gACTTTTTTTACGAAGACATGGAGTCTTTGACTCAGATGCTTAGGGCTTTGGCTACAGATGGAAATAAGCACCGGGCCAAAGTGGACAAGAGAAAGCAGCGGTCGGTGTTCAGAGACATCCTGAGGGCGGTAGAG GAACGGGATTTTCCAACAGAAACTGTTAAATTTGGTCCTGAACGCATGTATATTGATTGCTGGGTCAAAAAACATACATATGACACCTTTAAGGAGGTTCTTGGATCAGGGATGCAGTACCACTTGCAG tCAAATGAATTCCTTCGCAATGTTTTTGAACTTGGACCCCCAGTGATGCTTGATGCTGCAACACTTAAAACAATGAAGATTTCTCGTTTTGAAAGG cATTTATATAATTCTGCCGCCTTCAAAGCTCGAACAAAAGCTCGAAGCAAATGTCGAGATAAGAGAGCAGATGTTGGagaattcttctag